In a single window of the Myxococcales bacterium genome:
- a CDS encoding SRPBCC domain-containing protein, with translation MDASKESGPMKNPTTVERKSDRELVATRTFNAPARIVFDAWTTAELFKRWWVPRSCPIVLLACDMDVRVGGKYRLVFGHGDSPPMEVFGRYLEVTPPSRLSWTNEETGDGGAITTITFEEKDGKTVLVMHDLYPLVGGTHTTATSDSFVTDVVFARASNRLPQRAGRRLGSVLPCAVRRCS, from the coding sequence ATGGACGCAAGTAAAGAGAGTGGGCCGATGAAGAACCCCACGACGGTCGAGCGCAAATCCGATCGCGAGCTCGTCGCGACGCGGACCTTCAACGCCCCGGCGCGCATCGTGTTCGACGCGTGGACCACGGCCGAGCTCTTCAAGCGATGGTGGGTACCCAGGTCGTGCCCCATCGTCCTCCTCGCTTGCGACATGGACGTACGCGTGGGCGGCAAGTACCGCTTGGTGTTCGGCCACGGCGACTCACCGCCGATGGAAGTTTTTGGTCGGTACCTCGAGGTGACGCCGCCCTCACGCCTCTCGTGGACGAACGAGGAAACGGGCGACGGCGGCGCCATCACCACGATCACCTTCGAGGAGAAGGACGGCAAGACGGTGCTCGTCATGCACGATCTCTATCCCCTCGTTGGCGGCACGCACACGACTGCCACGTCGGACTCCTTCGTCACCGACGTCGTCTTCGCAAGAGCCTCGAATCGGCTTCCGCAAAGGGCAGGTAGGCGTCTGGGATCAGTCCTTCCATGCGCCGTCCGCCGTTGCTCGTGA